In Pseudonocardia sp. C8, one genomic interval encodes:
- a CDS encoding CbtB-domain containing protein: MTHAVADVPGAVPAPIPLREIAPWALFAGTGLLVLLYLVGLDQGVTSLVPGEMIHEFVHDGRHLLAFPCH; this comes from the coding sequence ATGACCCACGCCGTCGCCGACGTGCCGGGAGCCGTACCCGCGCCGATCCCGTTGCGGGAGATCGCGCCGTGGGCGTTGTTCGCCGGGACCGGACTGCTCGTGCTGCTGTACCTGGTCGGCCTGGACCAGGGGGTCACCTCGCTGGTGCCCGGCGAGATGATCCACGAGTTCGTCCACGACGGCCGGCACCTGCTGGCCTTCCCGTGCCACTGA
- a CDS encoding CbtA family protein — MIVRSLLVRGMLAGLVAGLAAFVFARVFGEPALEAGLAFEDALAHAAGEHQHEELVGRGVQAGLGLGVAHAVFGIVVGGIVALAYAVARGRLGPLGARGTAVLVSVLGFVSAILVPMVKYPANPPAATDDDTIGARTGLHLLFVVASVLLAVAAVVVARRLAERAGWWTATLAATGGYLVVMLVLGALLPAFAETPPAFPAPVLYDFRMAALGGHAVLWGVLAAVFGSLAGGRAGARTGSPGRAAVG; from the coding sequence ATGATCGTGCGATCGCTGCTGGTCCGCGGGATGCTCGCGGGCCTGGTGGCCGGGCTGGCCGCCTTCGTGTTCGCGCGCGTGTTCGGCGAGCCCGCCCTGGAGGCCGGGCTCGCCTTCGAGGACGCGCTGGCCCACGCGGCCGGCGAGCACCAGCACGAGGAGCTGGTGGGGCGCGGCGTCCAGGCCGGGCTCGGGCTCGGGGTGGCCCACGCCGTCTTCGGCATCGTCGTCGGCGGGATCGTCGCGCTGGCGTACGCGGTCGCCCGCGGCCGGCTCGGCCCGCTCGGGGCACGCGGGACCGCGGTGCTGGTGAGCGTGCTCGGGTTCGTCTCGGCGATCCTGGTGCCGATGGTGAAGTACCCGGCCAACCCGCCTGCGGCGACCGACGACGACACCATCGGCGCCCGGACCGGGCTGCACCTGCTGTTCGTGGTCGCGTCGGTGCTGCTCGCCGTGGCGGCGGTCGTGGTCGCCCGGCGGCTGGCCGAGCGGGCGGGCTGGTGGACCGCCACCCTTGCCGCGACCGGCGGGTACCTGGTCGTGATGCTCGTGCTCGGGGCGCTGCTGCCGGCGTTCGCCGAGACACCGCCCGCTTTCCCGGCCCCCGTGCTGTACGACTTCCGGATGGCCGCGCTCGGTGGTCACGCCGTCCTGTGGGGCGTGCTGGCGGCGGTGTTCGGCTCGCTCGCCGGCGGCCGGGCCGGCGCTCGGACCGGGAGCCCCGGCCGGGCCGCGGTCGGCTGA
- a CDS encoding universal stress protein — protein sequence MSGDAAVIVGVDGSGPATEAVRWAAREAARRAAPLRLVGVLDWAAFRPLARLADLEHRDRERLHEHVSGFVTADADEARAVAPDVPVSQVVRSGSVREVLLAEAETAQLLVVGSRGHGGFSGLLAGSTSRAICALSPCPVVVVRGEGEHDGPVVAAFDGSPPARAALAFAAAAAASRDATLHVVRAWTHDTAEAWIMDMVPWDQVEAEVDAELQAAVQPWRARYPELRIETELVHAHPIPALVRAARGARLLVTGSRGRGAIAGLLLGSVSQSVLHDAECPVAIVTARGERAPA from the coding sequence ATGAGCGGGGACGCAGCGGTGATCGTGGGGGTCGACGGCTCCGGTCCGGCGACCGAGGCGGTGCGCTGGGCGGCCCGCGAGGCGGCGCGCCGCGCTGCGCCGCTGCGCCTGGTCGGGGTGCTGGACTGGGCGGCGTTCCGGCCGCTGGCCCGGCTGGCCGACCTGGAACACCGGGACCGCGAGCGCCTGCACGAGCACGTCAGCGGGTTCGTGACGGCGGACGCGGACGAGGCCCGCGCCGTCGCCCCGGACGTGCCCGTCTCCCAGGTGGTCCGCTCCGGATCGGTCCGGGAGGTCCTGCTGGCCGAGGCGGAGACCGCGCAGCTGCTGGTGGTCGGCAGCCGGGGGCACGGCGGGTTCTCCGGTCTGCTGGCCGGGTCGACGTCCCGGGCGATCTGCGCGCTGTCGCCGTGCCCGGTGGTCGTGGTCCGCGGTGAGGGCGAGCACGACGGGCCGGTGGTGGCCGCGTTCGACGGCTCACCGCCCGCGCGGGCCGCGCTGGCGTTCGCGGCCGCCGCGGCGGCGAGCCGGGACGCGACCCTGCACGTGGTGCGCGCCTGGACCCACGACACCGCCGAGGCCTGGATCATGGACATGGTGCCGTGGGACCAGGTCGAGGCCGAGGTGGACGCGGAGCTGCAGGCCGCGGTGCAGCCGTGGCGCGCCCGGTACCCGGAGCTGCGGATCGAGACCGAGCTCGTGCACGCGCACCCGATCCCGGCCCTGGTCCGGGCCGCGCGGGGAGCCCGGCTGCTCGTGACCGGGTCGCGCGGGCGCGGCGCGATCGCCGGGCTGCTGCTGGGCTCGGTCAGCCAGTCGGTGCTGCACGACGCGGAGTGTCCGGTGGCGATCGTGACCGCCCGTGGCGAGCGGGCCCCGGCCTGA
- a CDS encoding ABC transporter substrate-binding protein — protein MPLSRRAFLRATGAAVAAAGLPALAACGAPAAPATSRLTVAFAGLGPLDVPDPHVVWRPVDRARAAAVADTLLVWDQEMRPGPHLAASVGPDRTGTRWRIRLREVIAHDGRPLTPADVLASFRRITDPATRGTAAALLSHVDLDASRAVSPTELEIVLGTPDFLFPLVLGAPGTGIVRGGRGDAPVGTGAFRVAGRDRAVLTRHDAHWLGPAHHRELEFLVDDDEENRYRALLDGHVAYAHDLFPHSVRRILGRTGTGVVSTPGSATRFLEVVGTRRRSGPLDDPRLREALRLGIDRDELVRTVLLDLGTPGDDLFGPGLAHHLAGVPPVVRDVGRARELVTAAGVRDTTVPLLLDPFDPLSRRAAEVLAEQLEEVGLRVEPREPAPPDAAPVPGIRFRRAPAQPIPLYLRAAAQGGDPDPTVDDAGSGRRVTARPDVAGLLATAAATPDERARDGALRRAQALLRDAATVWSDGAEHIGVTAGLSGVRPARPDTGTWARFHRVRLG, from the coding sequence GTGCCACTGAGCCGACGGGCCTTCCTGCGCGCCACCGGGGCCGCCGTCGCGGCGGCCGGCCTGCCGGCACTCGCGGCCTGCGGCGCACCGGCCGCGCCCGCGACGTCCCGGCTGACGGTCGCGTTCGCCGGGCTCGGCCCGCTCGACGTCCCGGATCCGCACGTCGTGTGGCGGCCCGTGGACCGGGCCCGGGCGGCCGCCGTCGCGGACACCCTGCTCGTGTGGGACCAGGAGATGCGCCCCGGCCCGCACCTGGCCGCGTCCGTGGGGCCGGACCGCACCGGCACCCGGTGGCGGATCCGGCTGCGGGAGGTGATCGCCCACGACGGCCGGCCGCTCACCCCGGCCGACGTGCTGGCGTCGTTCCGCCGGATCACCGACCCGGCGACCCGCGGGACCGCAGCCGCCCTCCTGTCACATGTGGACCTCGACGCCAGCCGGGCGGTCTCGCCGACCGAGCTGGAGATCGTCCTCGGCACCCCCGACTTCCTGTTCCCGCTGGTCCTCGGCGCGCCCGGGACCGGGATCGTCCGCGGCGGCCGCGGCGACGCCCCGGTCGGCACCGGCGCGTTCCGGGTCGCCGGCCGCGACCGGGCCGTCCTGACCCGGCACGACGCGCACTGGCTCGGCCCGGCACACCACCGCGAGCTGGAGTTCCTGGTCGACGACGACGAGGAGAACCGCTACCGGGCGCTGCTCGACGGGCACGTCGCCTACGCCCACGACCTGTTCCCGCACAGCGTGCGGCGCATCCTCGGCCGCACCGGGACCGGTGTCGTGTCCACCCCCGGCTCGGCGACCCGGTTCCTGGAGGTCGTCGGGACGCGGCGCCGGTCCGGCCCGCTCGACGACCCGCGCCTGCGCGAGGCACTCCGGCTCGGCATCGACCGCGACGAGCTCGTCCGCACGGTGCTGCTCGACCTCGGCACCCCCGGTGACGACCTGTTCGGGCCGGGGCTGGCCCACCATCTGGCGGGCGTGCCACCGGTCGTCCGCGACGTCGGCCGGGCCCGCGAGCTGGTCACCGCCGCCGGGGTGCGCGACACGACCGTGCCGCTGCTGCTCGACCCGTTCGACCCGCTGTCCCGCCGGGCGGCGGAGGTGCTCGCCGAGCAGCTGGAGGAGGTCGGCCTGCGCGTCGAGCCCCGCGAGCCGGCTCCGCCGGATGCCGCGCCGGTCCCGGGGATCCGGTTCCGCCGGGCTCCGGCCCAGCCGATCCCGCTCTACCTGCGCGCCGCCGCGCAGGGCGGCGACCCCGATCCCACGGTCGACGACGCCGGCTCGGGGCGGCGGGTCACCGCCCGGCCGGACGTGGCCGGGCTGCTCGCGACCGCCGCCGCCACCCCGGACGAGCGGGCCCGCGACGGCGCCCTGCGCCGGGCCCAGGCGCTGCTGCGCGACGCGGCGACGGTCTGGTCGGACGGCGCGGAGCACATCGGGGTCACCGCCGGCCTGTCCGGCGTGCGGCCCGCCCGGCCGGACACCGGCACGTGGGCCCGGTTCCACCGGGTCCGGCTCGGCTGA
- the mftA gene encoding mycofactocin precursor MftA (Mycofactocin is a small molecule electron carrier derived from the final two amino acids, Val-Tyr, of MftA, the mycofactocin precursor. It plays a role in redox homeostasis and the metabolism of alcohols and aldehydes in Actinobacteria, including Mycobacterium tuberculosis.) gives MSEHQTEDALVEETLVEEVSIDGMCGVY, from the coding sequence ATGAGCGAGCACCAGACCGAGGACGCCCTGGTCGAGGAGACCCTCGTCGAGGAGGTCTCCATCGACGGCATGTGCGGTGTCTACTAA
- the mftB gene encoding mycofactocin biosynthesis chaperone MftB (MftB, a small protein, is a peptide chaperone that assists the radical SAM enzyme MftC in performing two modifications to the C-terminal Val-Tyr dipeptide of the mycofactocin precursor peptide, MftA. MftB's role is analogous to the role of PqqD in the biosynthesis of PQQ, a cofactor that derives entirely from a Tyr and a Glu in the precursor PqqA.), whose translation MSTKPVDAAVPGSSPQEAAGSVFDPAAPYRVSESVSLRPEPFGALVYDFVTRKLSFLKTPQLVEVVTSLEQHPDARSAVEAAGVPESQREAYLKALAGLFASRTIVARQTPEPSTTQ comes from the coding sequence GTGTCTACTAAGCCGGTCGACGCCGCGGTGCCGGGCAGCAGCCCGCAGGAGGCCGCGGGGTCGGTGTTCGACCCCGCGGCCCCGTACCGCGTCAGCGAGAGCGTCTCGCTGCGCCCGGAGCCGTTCGGCGCACTGGTGTACGACTTCGTGACCCGCAAGCTGTCGTTCCTCAAGACCCCGCAGCTCGTCGAGGTCGTCACGAGCCTCGAGCAACACCCCGACGCCCGGTCCGCGGTCGAGGCCGCGGGCGTCCCGGAGTCCCAGCGGGAGGCGTACCTGAAGGCGCTCGCCGGGCTGTTCGCGTCCCGGACCATCGTCGCCCGCCAGACCCCCGAGCCGTCCACCACACAGTGA
- the mftC gene encoding mycofactocin radical SAM maturase (MftC is a radical SAM/SPASM enzyme that catalyzes the first two steps in biosynthesis of the electron carrier mycofactocin from the terminal Val-Tyr dipeptide of the precursor peptide MftA.): MKLVDHFQYGLNSPICLTWELTYACNLACVHCLSSSGRRDPRELTTAEAKAVIDELQRMQVFYINIGGGEPTVRPDFWELLDYAIAHDVGVKFSTNGVKLDKARAAQLAATDYVDIQISMDGATAEVNDHVRGPGSFDTAITALENLAEAGFDRPKISVVMTRENVDQLDEFKAIADKYGAQLRITRLRPSGRGADVWDELHPTQAQQKQLYDWLVERSAAADNPVLTGDSFFHLSAYGEALPGLNLCGAGRVVCLIDPVGDVYACPFAIHENFLAGNVRDTGGFAEVWANSELFRDLRSPQTGGACTSCAHYDACQGGCMAAKFFTGLPLDGPDPECVQGYGEQMLAARDADTVIPKSDVDHSRSAPRNSRTPKQPTMLSLAPPPRRPDRACDENPLAGFSPGH; the protein is encoded by the coding sequence GTGAAGCTGGTCGATCACTTCCAGTACGGCCTCAACTCGCCCATCTGCCTGACCTGGGAGCTCACCTACGCGTGCAACCTCGCGTGCGTGCACTGCCTGTCCAGCTCCGGGCGTCGTGACCCGCGCGAGCTGACCACCGCCGAGGCCAAGGCGGTGATCGACGAGCTGCAGCGGATGCAGGTCTTCTACATCAACATCGGCGGTGGCGAGCCGACCGTGCGCCCGGACTTCTGGGAGCTGCTGGACTACGCCATCGCGCACGACGTCGGGGTCAAGTTCTCGACGAACGGCGTCAAGCTCGACAAGGCGCGGGCCGCGCAGCTGGCCGCGACCGACTACGTCGACATCCAGATCTCGATGGACGGCGCGACGGCCGAGGTCAACGACCACGTCCGTGGGCCCGGGTCGTTCGACACCGCGATCACGGCACTGGAGAACCTGGCCGAGGCCGGGTTCGACCGGCCCAAGATCTCGGTGGTGATGACCCGGGAGAACGTCGACCAGCTCGACGAGTTCAAGGCCATCGCCGACAAGTACGGCGCCCAGCTGCGGATCACCCGGCTGCGCCCGTCCGGGCGCGGCGCGGACGTCTGGGACGAGCTGCACCCGACCCAGGCCCAGCAGAAGCAGCTCTACGACTGGCTGGTCGAACGCTCGGCGGCAGCCGACAACCCAGTGCTGACCGGGGACTCGTTCTTCCACCTGTCGGCCTACGGCGAGGCGCTGCCCGGGCTGAACCTGTGCGGGGCCGGCCGGGTGGTCTGCCTGATCGACCCGGTGGGCGACGTCTACGCCTGCCCGTTCGCGATCCACGAGAACTTCCTGGCCGGCAACGTGCGCGACACCGGAGGGTTCGCCGAGGTGTGGGCGAACTCGGAGCTCTTCCGGGACCTGCGCTCGCCGCAGACCGGCGGGGCGTGCACGTCGTGCGCCCACTACGACGCCTGCCAGGGCGGCTGCATGGCGGCGAAGTTCTTCACCGGCCTGCCGCTGGACGGCCCGGACCCGGAATGCGTGCAGGGCTACGGCGAGCAGATGCTGGCCGCCCGCGACGCGGACACGGTGATCCCGAAATCCGACGTGGACCACTCCCGGTCGGCGCCGCGGAACTCCCGCACGCCGAAGCAGCCGACGATGCTGTCCCTGGCCCCGCCGCCGCGGCGGCCGGACCGGGCGTGCGACGAGAACCCGCTGGCCGGGTTCAGCCCCGGGCACTGA
- a CDS encoding mycofactocin system FadH/OYE family oxidoreductase 1 — translation MRREPAGRVQPRALTAGLLTGPAVLRGRRAPSRVLFGPHETNLGNARREITADHAAYYAARAAGGAGLIVVEPASVHPSDHPYAYAPAASAAAPGWVAVVEACRPYGTLVLAGLAHAGGQGTSAHSGHPLWGPSAVPDVVTRETPVAMGSAEIDAVVRAFAAAARSAVDSGVDGVEISAGQHSLLRQFCSGLTNHRTDGYGRDRARLLREVLAAVRDAIGPAPLLALRLCVDELAPWAGIRFGDGLALAREVTGDVDLLVPVVGSGPSVGATRPDLHTPEAFLRGRCAEVRRAVGGAARVVLAGSVASVSVASDALTCGDADLVEMTRAQIADPGLVALARAGTPERIRPCLLTNALAAARDPRNPVVGDELEPRSGHERTEPPAGPRMIDDRAPEPAGSGRLPCPIVDHPAPRPVLVVGGGPAGLEAAWTLALRGHPVTVHERSDRLGGLLHAAAVLPGRARLALPAAWWARELARLGVHVELSSEVDDAGVRAAESRGELVVLATGSRPGPHGYDADVPVLPAAELAGAVAGALPGPGRVPRNAADCPSRAVRTVLGARGVPMGAPVLVRDPLGDWTGPGVAELLASAGYAVTLSTPDAVAGHQLGRCGDMAPANARLERAGVVRAVFTEVGGVAGGIAELADVHTGAATRVACAAVVDCGSRLPERTLPDAPGRWSAGDRVAPRTLAEAVREGRRVALGIATGRVAGVAGARPAPRPNRSEPAARGSTAGATGARAATPAGLGAPLRLGRRELRNRIVFTAHLTGFAEGGLPTARHAAYYAARAAGGAGLVITEEHAVHPHDRPYERLIRGHDPAVLPGYRLLTEAVRGHGAVVLAQLNHNGAQGSGMYSREPVVGPSALPDPMFREVPSELDAAGIAEIVAGFADVAARCVAGGFDGVELQCSHASLLRLFLSPATNRRTDAWGGDRARRARIVLDAVAAVREAIGPDPVLGLRIGADERVPGGITPGDGADLARRLAGTGMVDHLTTSIGVATSTLHLVEPSMHTPAGYAGPLAATLRRAVWAAGADIPVIGVGRFTTPDQAAAALERAECDLVGVTRGQIADPGFAAKALVGRPVRRCVGCNQDCIGRVGMNLPLGCVVNPEAGRERLVLAGPAATAASGPAATGPLLHGRGATGSGGRGARRVLVVGAGPAGLSAAASLAGRGHRVLLAERAEGPGGRLTLAAAAPGRAELGNVVADLVRAAEEAGAEVRYGTGVDAEVVAEHGPDAVVLATGAEPAVPHWDPDRLTVPADDVLAGARLPAGAVLVVDGTGFHEATSTAELLAARGHDVEIVTAALVVGQDLGLTLDREGFRRRAHAAGIRCRTDRVVLGVARTGEQSRTVELLHHPTGRTERREVAAVVTALPAVPRVLQCAGRFRSDPGGGPPRPGGPRTVVRIGDALAPRRVDAAIREGASVLTCSQV, via the coding sequence GTGCGACGAGAACCCGCTGGCCGGGTTCAGCCCCGGGCACTGACCGCCGGCCTGCTGACGGGGCCCGCCGTCCTGCGCGGCCGGCGGGCCCCGTCGCGGGTGCTGTTCGGCCCGCACGAGACGAACCTCGGCAACGCCCGCCGGGAGATCACCGCCGACCACGCGGCGTACTACGCGGCCCGCGCGGCCGGCGGGGCGGGGCTGATCGTGGTCGAGCCGGCGTCGGTGCACCCCTCCGACCACCCCTACGCCTACGCCCCCGCCGCGTCCGCGGCCGCGCCGGGATGGGTGGCCGTCGTCGAGGCGTGCCGGCCGTACGGGACCCTCGTGCTCGCCGGGCTCGCGCACGCCGGCGGGCAGGGGACGTCCGCGCACTCCGGGCACCCGCTGTGGGGGCCGTCCGCCGTCCCGGACGTGGTGACCCGCGAGACCCCGGTCGCGATGGGATCCGCCGAGATCGACGCCGTCGTCCGCGCCTTCGCCGCCGCCGCCCGGTCCGCCGTGGACTCCGGCGTGGACGGTGTGGAGATCTCCGCGGGGCAGCACTCGCTGCTCCGCCAGTTCTGCTCCGGGCTGACCAACCACCGCACCGACGGCTACGGCCGCGACCGCGCGCGGCTCCTGCGCGAGGTCCTGGCCGCGGTCCGGGACGCGATCGGGCCGGCCCCGCTGCTGGCGCTGCGGCTGTGCGTCGACGAGCTGGCGCCGTGGGCCGGCATCCGGTTCGGTGACGGCCTCGCACTGGCCCGGGAGGTCACCGGGGACGTCGACCTGCTCGTCCCGGTGGTCGGCAGCGGCCCGTCCGTCGGCGCGACCCGGCCGGACCTGCACACGCCCGAGGCGTTCCTGCGGGGGCGGTGCGCGGAGGTGCGCAGAGCTGTGGGAGGTGCGGCCCGGGTCGTGCTGGCCGGGAGCGTCGCATCGGTTTCGGTCGCGTCCGACGCCCTGACCTGCGGAGACGCTGATCTTGTCGAGATGACGAGAGCGCAGATCGCCGATCCGGGACTGGTCGCGCTCGCCCGCGCCGGGACGCCCGAGCGGATCCGGCCCTGCCTGCTCACGAACGCGCTCGCCGCGGCCCGGGATCCGCGCAACCCCGTCGTCGGGGACGAGCTGGAGCCCCGGTCGGGGCACGAGCGCACCGAGCCGCCCGCAGGACCGCGCATGATCGACGATCGGGCACCGGAACCGGCCGGATCCGGCCGCCTTCCGTGCCCGATCGTCGATCACCCGGCGCCGCGGCCCGTCCTCGTCGTCGGGGGTGGGCCGGCCGGGCTGGAAGCGGCGTGGACCCTCGCCCTGCGCGGGCACCCGGTCACCGTGCACGAGCGCTCCGACCGGCTGGGCGGGCTGCTGCACGCTGCCGCGGTGCTGCCCGGCCGCGCTCGCCTCGCGTTGCCCGCAGCCTGGTGGGCGCGCGAGCTCGCCCGGCTCGGCGTCCACGTCGAGCTCTCCTCCGAGGTGGACGACGCCGGCGTCCGTGCCGCCGAGTCGCGCGGGGAGCTGGTGGTGCTCGCGACCGGGTCACGGCCCGGCCCGCACGGGTACGACGCCGACGTCCCCGTCCTCCCGGCGGCGGAGCTCGCCGGTGCCGTCGCGGGCGCGCTGCCCGGGCCCGGGCGCGTTCCGCGGAACGCGGCGGACTGCCCGTCGCGTGCGGTCCGGACGGTCCTCGGGGCGCGCGGTGTCCCGATGGGCGCGCCGGTGCTGGTCCGGGACCCGCTCGGGGACTGGACCGGGCCGGGCGTCGCGGAGCTGCTGGCGTCGGCCGGGTACGCGGTCACCCTGTCCACGCCGGACGCCGTCGCCGGGCACCAGCTCGGGCGGTGCGGCGACATGGCACCGGCGAACGCCCGGCTGGAGCGCGCCGGCGTCGTCCGGGCCGTGTTCACCGAGGTCGGTGGGGTCGCCGGCGGGATCGCCGAGCTCGCCGACGTGCACACCGGTGCGGCGACGCGCGTGGCGTGCGCGGCCGTCGTCGACTGCGGGTCCCGGCTGCCCGAACGCACCCTCCCGGACGCGCCCGGCCGGTGGAGCGCCGGGGACCGGGTCGCCCCGAGGACGCTCGCCGAGGCCGTCCGGGAGGGCCGCCGCGTCGCGCTCGGGATCGCCACGGGCCGGGTCGCCGGGGTGGCCGGCGCACGGCCCGCTCCGCGGCCGAACCGTTCCGAGCCGGCCGCTCGGGGAAGCACTGCCGGCGCGACCGGTGCGCGGGCGGCGACCCCGGCCGGGCTCGGCGCCCCGCTGCGGCTCGGCCGGCGTGAGCTGCGGAACCGCATCGTCTTCACCGCGCACCTCACCGGGTTCGCCGAGGGCGGCCTGCCCACTGCGCGGCACGCGGCCTACTACGCGGCCCGGGCTGCGGGCGGCGCCGGGCTGGTGATCACCGAGGAACACGCCGTCCACCCGCACGACCGGCCGTACGAGCGGCTGATCCGCGGCCACGACCCGGCCGTGCTGCCGGGCTACCGCCTGCTCACCGAGGCGGTGCGCGGGCACGGCGCGGTCGTGCTCGCCCAGCTCAACCACAACGGTGCGCAGGGCTCCGGGATGTACTCGCGGGAGCCGGTCGTCGGGCCGTCGGCGCTGCCCGACCCGATGTTCCGCGAGGTGCCGTCCGAACTGGACGCGGCCGGGATCGCGGAGATCGTCGCGGGGTTCGCCGACGTCGCGGCGCGATGCGTCGCGGGCGGGTTCGACGGCGTCGAGCTGCAGTGCTCGCACGCGTCCCTGCTGCGCCTGTTCCTCTCCCCGGCGACGAACCGGCGGACCGACGCGTGGGGTGGCGACCGCGCCCGCCGGGCCCGGATCGTGCTGGACGCCGTCGCGGCCGTGCGCGAGGCGATCGGGCCGGACCCGGTGCTGGGCCTGCGGATCGGTGCCGACGAGCGCGTCCCGGGCGGCATCACCCCCGGGGACGGCGCCGATCTGGCCCGCCGCCTCGCCGGGACCGGGATGGTCGACCACCTCACCACCTCGATCGGCGTCGCCACCTCGACGCTGCACCTCGTCGAGCCCTCCATGCACACGCCGGCCGGGTACGCCGGGCCGCTCGCCGCGACCCTGCGCCGCGCCGTTTGGGCCGCCGGTGCGGACATCCCGGTGATCGGTGTCGGCCGCTTCACGACCCCGGACCAGGCGGCGGCCGCGCTGGAGCGCGCCGAGTGCGACCTGGTCGGCGTCACCCGCGGACAGATCGCGGATCCCGGGTTCGCGGCCAAGGCGCTGGTCGGGCGCCCGGTGCGCCGCTGTGTCGGGTGCAACCAGGACTGCATCGGGCGGGTGGGGATGAACCTGCCCCTGGGGTGCGTGGTGAACCCCGAGGCGGGGCGCGAGCGGCTCGTGCTCGCGGGCCCGGCTGCGACCGCGGCGTCCGGCCCGGCCGCGACCGGTCCGCTGCTGCACGGGCGCGGCGCCACCGGCTCCGGCGGGCGCGGCGCCCGGCGGGTGCTCGTGGTCGGCGCCGGGCCGGCGGGGCTGTCCGCCGCCGCGTCGCTCGCCGGCCGGGGCCACCGGGTGCTGCTCGCCGAACGCGCCGAGGGACCCGGCGGGCGGCTCACCCTCGCCGCGGCCGCACCCGGCCGTGCGGAGCTGGGGAACGTGGTCGCCGACCTGGTGCGCGCGGCGGAGGAGGCAGGCGCCGAGGTCCGGTACGGGACCGGGGTGGACGCCGAGGTCGTCGCCGAGCACGGCCCGGACGCCGTCGTGCTCGCGACCGGGGCGGAGCCGGCCGTGCCGCACTGGGACCCGGACCGGCTGACGGTCCCGGCCGACGACGTCCTGGCCGGGGCCCGGCTCCCGGCCGGAGCGGTGCTCGTCGTCGACGGGACCGGGTTCCACGAGGCGACCTCGACCGCCGAGCTGCTCGCGGCCCGGGGGCACGACGTCGAGATCGTCACGGCGGCACTCGTCGTCGGCCAGGATCTCGGGCTCACCCTGGACCGCGAGGGCTTCCGGCGGCGCGCGCACGCCGCCGGGATCCGCTGCCGCACCGACCGGGTGGTGCTGGGGGTGGCGCGTACCGGTGAGCAGAGCAGGACGGTCGAGCTCCTGCACCACCCGACCGGGCGCACCGAGCGCCGCGAGGTCGCCGCGGTCGTCACCGCCCTGCCCGCGGTGCCCCGCGTGCTGCAGTGCGCCGGGCGGTTCCGGTCCGACCCCGGCGGCGGTCCTCCCCGGCCGGGTGGGCCCCGTACGGTCGTCCGGATCGGGGACGCCCTTGCCCCGCGCCGCGTCGACGCGGCGATCCGGGAGGGAGCAAGTGTCTTGACCTGTAGTCAAGTCTAG